GTCGGCGCCGGCAGCACCGCCTCGGCCGCGGTGCGCACGGCCGTCGACATCGCCCGTACGGCCGAACGCCGCGGCTTCCACCGCTACTGGGTCGCCGAGCACCACTCCATGCCCGGCGTCGCCTCGTCCTCGCCCGCGGTGCTGCTCGCCCACCTCGCCGCCCACACCACCCGCATCCGCCTCGGCTCCGGCGGCGTGATGCTGCCCAACCACGCCCCGCTCGTCATCGCCGAGCAGTTCGGCATCCTGGAGGCGATGGCCCCCGGCCGGGTCGACCTGGGCCTGGGCCGCGCGCCGGGCACCGACGGGGCCACCGCCGCCGCGCTGCGCAGGACCGAGAGGCTGCACGAAGGCGCGGACGAATTCCCGCAGCAGCTGGCCGAGTTGACCCGCTTCCTGGACGACTCCTTCCCCGACGGCCACCCGTACGCCAAGATCCATGCCGTCCCCGGCCCGGTCCAGGCGACCTCACCGGGCGGCGTCCAGGACCCGCACCGCCCGCCCCTGTGGCTGCTGGGCTCCTCCGGCTTCAGCGCCCGGCTCGCCGGCTCCCTCGGCCTGCCGTTCGCCTTCGCGCACCACTTCTCCGCGGCCAACACCCTCCCCGCGCTGGACCTCTACCGCGCGTCCTTCCGCCCCTCCGAGGTGCTGTCGGAGCCGTACGCCCTGATCGGGGTCGCGGCGCTGGCCGCCGAGTCGGAGCAGGAGGCCCGCCGTCAGGTCATGACCGGCGCGCTGTCCATGGTCCGGCTGCGCACCGGACGCCCCGGCCTGGTCCCCAGCCCGGAGGAGGCCGAGGCGTACCGCTTCAACGAGTTGGAGCGGGGCTTCGTCGACAGCTGGCTCGGCAATGTCGTCCACGGCACCCCGGACGCCGTCCGCCAGGGCCTGGACGACCTCGCCAAGCGCACCGGCGCCGACGAGCTGATGATCACCGCCAACGCCCATGGCGGCGCGGCCCGGCTGCGCTCGTACGAGCTGATCGCGGATGCGTACGGCCTGCCGGCCTGAGGGCGTCGTGCGGGGTGGTGGCGGCCGGTGCTGATTCCGCCGGACCCTGCCGCGGGGGTGGCGCGCCGTTGTGGCGGGATTCTTTTTCGGTGCGGGCGGAACGTCGTTCCGCCCGCACCGGCGCACTCCATCCCTGCGACCCTCAGGCCCCCGTGTGCCGGCCCGCGTCGAGCAGGGCCGCCACCCGGTCGGGGGCGACGGGGCGGGAGTAGAGCCAGCCCTGGCCGGTGTCGCAGCCGATCCGGCGGAGCCGCTCGGCCTGTTCGGCGCTCTCCACGCACTCGGCGGTGACCGTGAGGCCGAGCCGGTGCGCCAGCGCCACCAGCGCCTCCACGATCATCTCGTCCGCCGGGTTCGGATGCTCCTGCGAGCGGAAGCCGCGGACGAAGGACCCGTCCAGCTTCAGTACGGAAACCGGGAGGCGGCTGAGGTAGGCGAGGTTGGAGTAGCCGGTGCCGAAGTCGTCGATGGCGATCCGTACGCCCATGTCGCTGAGCGCCTGCAGGGCCTGGAGCGGGCGGCCGGCCGAGCCCATCACCGCGGACTCGGTCAGCTCCAGCTGCAACAGCTCCGGCGGCAGCCCGGTCTCGGCGAGAATCCCGGCGACATCCGCCACCAGGTCGGAGTCCCACACCTGACGTACGGCCACATTGACGCTGACGAACAGCGGCTCGCCGGGGTGCGCCAGCTGCCAGGCGCGTGCTTGGTGGCAGGCCCGCTCCAGCACCCAGCGCCCCAGCTCGACGATCGCGCCGTTCTCCTCCGCCAGGGCGATGAACCGATTCGGCGACAGCGTCCCGAACTGCGGATGGCGCCAGCGCACCAGCGCCTCCACGCCCTGTGCCCGGCCGTCCCCCAGCCCGACCAGCGGCTGGTACTCCAGGGTGAATTCGCCGCGGTCCACGGCCGGGCGCAGGGTGCTGGAGAGCGCCTGCCGGGTCATCCGGTGGGCATTGCGCTCCGGGTCGAAGAGCGTCCAGCGGGCCTTGCCGTCCTCCTTGGCCCAGTACAGCGTGGTGTCCGCGGCCTGCATCAGACCGGTCGCGGTGGTGCCGGTGGCGGCCCGCTCCACGACGCCGATGCTCGCCGACACCGACAGCCGCTGCCCGGCCAGGTCGAACGGGCGCTGCAGCGTGTCCAGGACGCACTGGGCCAGTTCGGCGAGCTGGTCGGTGCCGGTGGAGTCCTCCACCAAAAGAGCGAACTCGTCACCGCCGAGCCGGGCGACCAGATGCCCGCCCCGGCCCGCCCCGCGGTCCGCGGCGCTCTCCGCGCAGCGCGTCAGACGCTGTGCCACCGCGCTCAGCAGCCGGTCGCCGACGCGGTGCCCGAGGGTGTCGTTGACGGCCTTGAAGCCGTCCAGGTCGAGGTAGCACAGCCCGATGCGGCCGGTGCCGGACGGTTCGAAGGAGGCGGTCTCCAGGGCGGAGGAGAGCCGCTCGAAGAACAGCGCCCGGTTGGGCAGCCGGGTCACCGGGTCGTGCATCTGCAGATGCCGCAGCCGGGCCAGCAGATCGTGCCGGTCGCTGATGTCCGCGACCGACAGCAGCATCCGCTCCTCGCCGCTGAGCGGCTCCGGCGTCAGCGGCTCGACGGTCACCTCCACCCAGACGGAGTGCCCTTCGGGGTGTTTGAGGCGGCGGGTGCAGCGCAGCCGGTCGCTGCGGCCGCACAGCACCTCGCGGTAGGCGGTCCACACCCGTGGGTCGGCGCCGAGGTCGGTGAGGTCCGCCGCGGTGGCGGCGACCAGCTCGGCCGGGTCGGCGCCGACCAGCTCACCGAAGGCCGGGTTGGCGGCGAGGACCAGGCCGTCGCGGTTGAGGACGGCCATCGCCACCCGCGCCGCGTGGAACGTGGCGCGGTAGTCGCCGAGCGAGGCCGCGGTGTCGTCGCAGCGCCCGCTCGGGGCCGGCCGGGCCTCGGCGGATTCTTTGGTCGTTTCATCACGCTCCGTCACTGAGGGGAGCGTCGCTCCGGGCGTGCGGCCCGGGCTGTCGGGGTGTCCGCTCACTGCTCGCTCCCGCGTGGCGCTGTCTCGTGATGGAGGGGGGATCTCGCGCTGGAAAGTGTGGCGATCATAGAGGCTGGCACGACGGCCGATCCAGCGACGCAGCCGTGATCGTCCGCGCGCATGACGGAACTTCAGCCATTTCTGCCCGGCTCTGTTCGTACGGATTGCCCCGTTGGCCGTTTGTGACTTTCCGTTACGGGACGGCCAAGACGCGCCGGTCACTCGTCCGGGCCTTCAAAACAGGACGAATAGCATTAAATCGCCACAGGGTAGATGAGGTCTCCGAATCCGTCCCTGGAGGTATGTGTGCCGCGCGCCCAGACACCCGACGGGGCGGATCGCCGCAGCCTGCGGCGCGTCGCGGCCGTCGCCACCTCCCTGAGCGCGCTCATCGCGACCTCGATCGTCGCCGGACCCGCCACCGCCTCCGAGGCCGTGCTCCCGTGCGCCCTGGGACGCACCGACGCGCACCACTCCGAGGGCGTCGACAGCTGGAACGGGTCCTATCCGCGCCCGGACCGCACGCTCAACGCCGTCATGATCTTCCTGTCCTTCCCGGACTCCCGGCCCCTCTCGGCCCCTCAGGACCTGTCCCACGACTACTTCCCCGCCACCTCCGGCTTCTTCGACCGCGCCTCGTACGGGAAGTTCCGGCTGCGCCCGCACATCCACCGCCGCTGGGTGCAGATGCCGCGCTCGTCCGTCTCCTACGGAATACAGCGCGACTGGGACGCCGGCCGGCGCTCGTCCTACCTGCGCGACGCGGTCACCGCCGCCGATCCCTCCGTGGACTTCAGCCGGTACGACGTGGTCTATTTCGTCGCCGACCCGGACGCCCCCGGTGTCGATTCGGACGCCACCAAGGTCGTCAACCTCGACCGGCCGCTGCACGCCGACGACCATGATCTGCACCGGTTCGTCACCGTCTTCGAGCAGAGCCCGCCGGACCGCAATGTCCTCGCGCACGAGACCGGGCACGTCTTCGACCTGCCGGACCTCTATCACCGGCCGGAGGACGGCAAGGGCGACTGGGACACCTACGTCGGCGACTGGGACCTCATGGGCAGCCAGTTCGGACTGGCGCCCGACCCTTTCGCCTGGCACAAGTGGAAGCTCGGCTGGATCGCCGACAGCCAGGTCGACTGCCTCGATCTGACCGGACGCGCCCTGCACTCCCTGCGCACCCTGTCCGCCCCCGAGGAACCCCGGGCCCAGCGCCGGCCGCGGCTCCTGGTCGTCCGTACGGGCCCCGACAGCGCGCTCGCCATCGAGGCACGCGGTGCCATGGGCAACGACCGCTCCCTGTGCACCGAGGGCGTTCTGGTCTACCGCGTGCACAGCCGGACGGCCTCCGGGGCGGGCCCCGTGCAGGTGCTCGACGGGCATCCGGCCACCTCCGCCTGCTGGGGCACCTCCGTCTACCCGCCGCTCGCGGACGCTCCGCTGGGCGTGGGGGAGAGCATGGACGACGCCGAGGACGGGGTACGCATCCAGGTCGAGGGCCGGACGGCCGACGGGGACTGGGCGGTGAAGGTGAACCGCGGCTGACCGCGCCGCACCGGCCGCGGCGTACTGATCGCGCCGTACAGCCGGGAACGACGAAGGCCCCCACCGGAGTGGAGGCCTTCGACCGTCTGTGCGCCGCCAGGGACTCGAACCCCGGACCCGCTGATTAAGAGTCAGCTGCTCTAACCAACTGAGCTAGCGGCGCCTGCTGACGGGGAAAACATTAGCATCCTGGTCGGGGAGGACAAAAATCGGTTTGTCTCAGCCCGCGGTCAGCATGGAAACGGGGTGCTGAGCTGCGGCTTCGTGCACCGGGCCGGCCATCGAGCGGGCCGCGCGGACACAGGCCCAGAGCAGTACGTCGGGGCCGGGCAGCCAGGGGTTGCGGACATCCGGTGCCACCAGCCAGCGGGAGACGGACGGGGCGGCCGGGTCCTCGTCGGCCGGGGCGCCGGCGCCCGCGGTCCGGTCCGCGGCGGGGCTCTGGCGGGGGTGCAGCGGCGGCACGGTCACCGCGTCCCCGCTGCCGTGGCACAGCAGCGGCGGGACGGCCGTGGCCCACTCCTCCCAGACGAGCAGTGCCGGCAGCCGCTGGGCCGTGCCCGGGGCGGCGAACAGCAGGATCCGGCCGCGGTGCGCCGCCACCGGCCCCGAGCCGGGGCCGTCGGACCATAAGCGGTCCACCATCCGCCGCCCGAAGAGCGCCGGGGCGTTGATCACGTCGAAGGCGGTGCCGCAGGGCAGCACGCTGGGCGCGGCCGGCCGGGTGGCCCACACGGTGTGCATCTCGTCCGGATGGGGGCTGGCGGAGGCGAGCCAGTCGGCGCCCGCGAGGGTGACATATGCCGCGGTCGGAAAGGCCAGGGTGCGGGGGGTCTCAGGCAGCCAGTCGCTCATGGGGACAGGTCTACCCAGCCGGCACGCGGGACTTGGCTGATTGGCGGAAAACGGGACGGGGCGGTGGGGGAGCCGGTATCTTTCCCCCCTTGCATATGCCAGCGGCCCATGATCATGGACCATGAGCCGTGGTGGGGCGCGTCGGTGGGCGGGGTTCCTGGGGGCCGGTGGGCGGGGCCGGGGCGGTCAGTCCATGTCGCCCGGCAGGGTGCTGCCGCTCCGCATCAGGCTGCGGCCGAACTCGATCATTTTCTGTGCGTAGTCCTCGGTCCACTCCGCCTGCTCCGCGAGCGTGGCCAGCGGCAGCCGGTCGAACCGGCTGGGGTCGGACAGCTGGGCCGCCGCCAGCGCCTGGAACTCCGTGGCGCGGTCGGCCGCGGCGCGGAAGGCCAGGGTCAGCTCCGTGGCGCGGCCGAGAAGCTCGCGCGGGTCCTCCATCGACTCCAGGCCGAAGAAGTGCTCGGGGTCGGCGACGGCCTCGGGCGGCTCGAAGAGCAGCTGCGCGGGCTTCATCCGCCGTGGTCCGGGCGCCGTACCACGCGGGTCGGGAGCCGGTCGCGGCTCGGACATGTACCTACCTCCAGATCGTGTGCCGCATTCCATTGTCCCGCTGCGCGCAAGTGGGCCCCGGGGGAGAGGCCGTACGCCCTGGCGGGCCGCCGTCGGACAGGCTCCCTAAGGACGCCACGCCACCCGGTGTTCCGCGAGATGGGCGAGGACGGCGTGGTTGGCCTCCCAGCCGTCCGGGAACTTGACCGTGACGCCGAGACGGACCGGCTCGGTCGAGGGGTGCTCGTCCAGCAGATCGGCGACGCCGGCCCGGCAGACCACGATGCAGGCGTGCCGGTGGCGGGAGGCGAGTACACACAGCCGGCCGGTCTCCAGGTGGAAGGCGGTGGCGTCGGGCCGGCCGGACAGCGGATGCAGGACGACCGTGACATCGAACTCTCGGCCCTGGAGACGGTTGGCGGTGTCCACCGCGACACCGCTCACCCCCAGGTCGGCGAGCGCGGCGCGGACGGCCGCCGCCTGGTCGCGATGGGCGGTGCCGACCGCGATCCGGCCGGCCGTGAGCGGTGCCGGGGCGGGCGCGGCCCCCTCCGGAGCCCCGTGGGCCTCGCTGGTCGTGGCGCCGCCGCGGTCCAGGAGCCGGCGCACGACCTGGGCCACCGCGCGGACCGCCTCCGGGTCCGTGCGCGGGGTGTGGCGGGCGGGGAGTTCCAGCAGGCCCCAGCCGGACTCGGCGGCCTCGTCCAGGACCCGGTCCACGCCCGAGCCGTCGCCCGGCACCCCGAACGCCAGCCGGCGGTCGCCGTGGCCGGTGCCGCTGCGGAACGGGGTGTACGGATAGAACGCGGCGGAGACCAGGGGCGCCGCCGAGGCGGGCAGCCGCCAGGAGACCGGCAGCCGGTGCTGCGGCAGATCGGGGTTGTGCGCCAGGAGGGTGGACACCGCGCTCGACGACGGGTCGTAGGCCAGCCCCGCCCACTGCTCCGCGCCGACCACGCTGAAGGGGTCCAGCTGGCCCGGGTCGCCGACGAACAGCGCCCGCTCGAAGAGCCCGGCGACGCTCAGCAGCGCATCGGAGCGCATCTGATAGGCCTCGTCCACGATGGCGTGCCGCCAGGGCTCGTCGACCTTGGTGTACGCCCATTTCGCTGCCGTCGAGACCACGATGTCCATCCCGGCCAGATCGGCGGCCTTCGCGGACGTACGGACCGCGGGCAGCTCGGCCAGCGCCGGGTCGAACGCGCCGGGCTCACTGCTGTGCAGCCGGCCGACCGGCAGCTGCGGATCCTTCTCGGCGAGCCGCAGCACGAGATCGTCGACCTGGGCGTTGGTCTGCGCGACCACCATCAACGGGCGCCCGGCGGCGGCGAGTTCGCGGGCCGCCCGCACCACGAGGGTGGACTTTCCGGCGCCGGGCGGGGAGTCCACGACCACGCCGCGCCGGGTGCCGTGCAGCGTGTCCCGCAGGATCGCGTCGGTCGCCGCGGCGGCCGCGGCGGCGGGGTCGAAGGGCCCGGCGGTGGTGGGTTCCTGAGTGGCCGTCATACGGGAGTGTGCTCCAGGGCGGTCGAGGGCCGGGCGCGGGTCACAGGAAGTCCTCCGCGGTCACGGGGTCGGGGGCGGGGTGCGGCGCGTCCGCGGCAGCGGACGGCGGGCCGCCGTGGGTCCACGGGGTGTCCTCGGGGTCCGGGAGCTCCGGGCCGCCGCGCGGGGCGTGCTCGAACAGCGTCCAGCACACCGTGTCGTCCGGCTCCGGCACCGAACCGGGCTCCGGCGTCTTCCCGCGCCCCATCCCGCCCGTCAGCCGCACCACCAGAATTCCCGGCTCCTCGGTCACATACGCAACGAATTCGGCGGTCTGGGTCTTGCCGTCCGCCACCGAGCGGTAGAGCTTGCCGCCCTCCGACAGCTGCGGCCGGTCGGCCGTCCGCAGGGTGACCAGCGGGCGCGGCATCGGCCGCCGCCCCTCGGAGAAGGCCATCTCGACGCCGGTGACCGTGCCCTGGAACGCCTCGCCCGCCAGCCGGCGCCCCGCCATCACCAACGGGTCGTCCAGGGCTTCCTGGGCGTCCAGTTGGGCCTGTGCGGTCTCCCGTGCGGACAGCTTCTGCGCGGCGGTGACCGCGTCGTCCTGCTTGGGCTGCGGGGGCTCCCCGGCGCGGATCCGGTCCCGGTGCGCGGTGTACGACCAGCGGTCGCGCTTCCAGCGGTCGGGGACCCGGGCGCCCGCGGGGAGCTCCCGCAGCAGGTCGATGCCGTGCCAGACGGCGTCCCAGGCCGGTCGCAGCTGTCCCTCGACGAGGGTGCGCAGCGCGTCCTCGGCGCCCGGCAGCCCGGCGTCGTAGCGGGCCATCGCGGGGGCGAGCAGCCGGTTGTCGAACGCCGGGTCGGTGGCCGGGCCGGCCGGCGGGCACAGCAACTGGCCGTCCGCGTCCCGCGCCGACTCCGCGCGCTCGGCCGCCTCCCGGCCGGACAGCCCCGGCGGCGGGTCGATCCAGGAGAGCAGCGCGCCCAGGTGCTGGTCCTCCAGCACGCTCTGGCCCGTCGCCCAATGGCGGGTCAGCAGGCCGGTCATGGACAGCAGCAGGCTCGCGCCCGGGACCCGCGCCCGCTCGCCGAAGTGGGTCAGCCAGCGGCCCAGCAGCGGGACGTGCGGCGGCGCGGGATAC
This genomic stretch from Streptomyces nigrescens harbors:
- a CDS encoding putative bifunctional diguanylate cyclase/phosphodiesterase, producing the protein MTERDETTKESAEARPAPSGRCDDTAASLGDYRATFHAARVAMAVLNRDGLVLAANPAFGELVGADPAELVAATAADLTDLGADPRVWTAYREVLCGRSDRLRCTRRLKHPEGHSVWVEVTVEPLTPEPLSGEERMLLSVADISDRHDLLARLRHLQMHDPVTRLPNRALFFERLSSALETASFEPSGTGRIGLCYLDLDGFKAVNDTLGHRVGDRLLSAVAQRLTRCAESAADRGAGRGGHLVARLGGDEFALLVEDSTGTDQLAELAQCVLDTLQRPFDLAGQRLSVSASIGVVERAATGTTATGLMQAADTTLYWAKEDGKARWTLFDPERNAHRMTRQALSSTLRPAVDRGEFTLEYQPLVGLGDGRAQGVEALVRWRHPQFGTLSPNRFIALAEENGAIVELGRWVLERACHQARAWQLAHPGEPLFVSVNVAVRQVWDSDLVADVAGILAETGLPPELLQLELTESAVMGSAGRPLQALQALSDMGVRIAIDDFGTGYSNLAYLSRLPVSVLKLDGSFVRGFRSQEHPNPADEMIVEALVALAHRLGLTVTAECVESAEQAERLRRIGCDTGQGWLYSRPVAPDRVAALLDAGRHTGA
- a CDS encoding LLM class flavin-dependent oxidoreductase, translated to MSGEDEEIRGSGETAGDGIRGTAPGTAPVPLSVLDLVTVGAGSTASAAVRTAVDIARTAERRGFHRYWVAEHHSMPGVASSSPAVLLAHLAAHTTRIRLGSGGVMLPNHAPLVIAEQFGILEAMAPGRVDLGLGRAPGTDGATAAALRRTERLHEGADEFPQQLAELTRFLDDSFPDGHPYAKIHAVPGPVQATSPGGVQDPHRPPLWLLGSSGFSARLAGSLGLPFAFAHHFSAANTLPALDLYRASFRPSEVLSEPYALIGVAALAAESEQEARRQVMTGALSMVRLRTGRPGLVPSPEEAEAYRFNELERGFVDSWLGNVVHGTPDAVRQGLDDLAKRTGADELMITANAHGGAARLRSYELIADAYGLPA
- a CDS encoding bifunctional DNA primase/polymerase produces the protein MSDWLPETPRTLAFPTAAYVTLAGADWLASASPHPDEMHTVWATRPAAPSVLPCGTAFDVINAPALFGRRMVDRLWSDGPGSGPVAAHRGRILLFAAPGTAQRLPALLVWEEWATAVPPLLCHGSGDAVTVPPLHPRQSPAADRTAGAGAPADEDPAAPSVSRWLVAPDVRNPWLPGPDVLLWACVRAARSMAGPVHEAAAQHPVSMLTAG
- a CDS encoding AAA domain-containing protein; this translates as MTATQEPTTAGPFDPAAAAAAATDAILRDTLHGTRRGVVVDSPPGAGKSTLVVRAARELAAAGRPLMVVAQTNAQVDDLVLRLAEKDPQLPVGRLHSSEPGAFDPALAELPAVRTSAKAADLAGMDIVVSTAAKWAYTKVDEPWRHAIVDEAYQMRSDALLSVAGLFERALFVGDPGQLDPFSVVGAEQWAGLAYDPSSSAVSTLLAHNPDLPQHRLPVSWRLPASAAPLVSAAFYPYTPFRSGTGHGDRRLAFGVPGDGSGVDRVLDEAAESGWGLLELPARHTPRTDPEAVRAVAQVVRRLLDRGGATTSEAHGAPEGAAPAPAPLTAGRIAVGTAHRDQAAAVRAALADLGVSGVAVDTANRLQGREFDVTVVLHPLSGRPDATAFHLETGRLCVLASRHRHACIVVCRAGVADLLDEHPSTEPVRLGVTVKFPDGWEANHAVLAHLAEHRVAWRP
- a CDS encoding M6 family metalloprotease domain-containing protein; this encodes MPRAQTPDGADRRSLRRVAAVATSLSALIATSIVAGPATASEAVLPCALGRTDAHHSEGVDSWNGSYPRPDRTLNAVMIFLSFPDSRPLSAPQDLSHDYFPATSGFFDRASYGKFRLRPHIHRRWVQMPRSSVSYGIQRDWDAGRRSSYLRDAVTAADPSVDFSRYDVVYFVADPDAPGVDSDATKVVNLDRPLHADDHDLHRFVTVFEQSPPDRNVLAHETGHVFDLPDLYHRPEDGKGDWDTYVGDWDLMGSQFGLAPDPFAWHKWKLGWIADSQVDCLDLTGRALHSLRTLSAPEEPRAQRRPRLLVVRTGPDSALAIEARGAMGNDRSLCTEGVLVYRVHSRTASGAGPVQVLDGHPATSACWGTSVYPPLADAPLGVGESMDDAEDGVRIQVEGRTADGDWAVKVNRG